A stretch of Sandaracinaceae bacterium DNA encodes these proteins:
- a CDS encoding SDR family NAD(P)-dependent oxidoreductase, with protein MVARVIGWSAWLPGARGEQALRERLRSGEPSFERLPELRWSWEVFEPEMPPGHARCERGATLGEPEVDWRSLKLPPLSVARMHAMEKVALEVMASALRDAGVEPRSPMGERVRVYLAATTLGPDPRTDHGRRIRRHELARPVAEALRAHAPERAEEVSDYVDSLFNLLAPPVEPDSMMSSASILAGRICNLWDLRGGHVAIDGSTASSLAAIEAAMEDLADGACDVALVAAVSPMLTPSGMLALAHRGLLGADSPRPFAADSQGALLGEGAVALVLDRGAVERGAVPDARTRGWIEAVAGATLPRRGRRRLRDAVAHACSAAFELAGVPAEEAAFVASRASGMASVERDEGAALADVFGSAAREGGLPLACHAAIFGHLGPASGLAATLDALMALEAGSLHAPPLSPSALGGAAREDLPPGLRVGATDLALPPDARAGVSDAGLAGRAYHAVVSAPGAHPSPSQPPPSTGPRIEAADRPEPLAITGLGLVAPGADDVDAFWQNVLQRVESIGDLPASRWDVDSFIGASEELGAILKTRLAAPVKLPDPDPARFRLSPAALGEVDPAVLLSMVSAEQAIEDAGGVEGWSRSRVAVTAGQLSLRWAEAELEKRALFAGHVALVAQAMRESDFDEAQVQAVVGAARAAFSGPRYGGHALGARTSLECAAHVARFWGLTGPVLSVDAACASSMAAIERSARKLARREVDAAVAIGVAFNLLPEYYIVLSILGALSPRGAPPFHLGADGFVPGEGAAAVVLERLSDAQARGARVHAVIRGIGVSSDGAGLSIFAPNSEGEQRAIRRALALGGWSPREVDLVEAHGTGTRLGDETEIHSYAATYGDRDPTTPLTVGTVKSQVGHLSSAAGMVGIVKTALAVREGVLPPTLGEDPSPELMAGPLRLPAHARGWVMPEGKMRRAGVSAFGLGGINYHVLLEEAPTPAADRSERARGLPQARLPARDPLADRFEVELTSVSLGARTPRAPVAGHTVWILPDDGGLWRAVGAALEQRHARVVVLGSEPDAASPADGIVDLSTFGVRGPEGLHQRASEATRRALRTLRPVYERFTRARPAGAFYVAVTSLGGDLGLGGAGEGDLAGAALLGLAKGLKQELPASLCRGVDFDPHEDPETVAEVVVRELEDGNDQLEVAWAGRRLVPRLRRLPLGEDAPRRAVEPDDVVVVSGGGRGVVFECATALARLGARVVVTGRTPLPVADAPFLQLDDEAFEAFGREHMLARRREDPSASPRRLRAEIAALEKQRELHENLQRAVADDLPLEYAECDVTDRGAVDALLADVRARLGPITGLAHGAMVQWSTLASRKEPAKVDATLAVKGAALANLLDATREDPLKIVLGFGSGAGRFGNRGQADYCAANALMAAMIASAGRVDRRGARFVTVDWTAWDSVGAAVEDPDLKELLRSTGITSISVEEGLYWFLREWTAGASSEVVVFEERMLHDWPFLGRQAEHDESGALEVDDLGRPFVEGAWPLVDQVLEREPGRVVIERRLEAERDAFIEQHRLHGVPILPATFGCELLAEVAALCVPGMEVEAAYDVRIQTPAKLFRERPLVLRARAVVEADGAQDALVRSESRSRLTLHGRHLEERVHHAARFRLRLRGSAVVEPRVIEELEGTAKARSFFHMARAPVTLGPLYSRGEWIQVRDRVIVGRIRAPRQRDVSDRTSFPLFQVDPLMMDTAFQIAANWDGLGQGCVSIPYGLERLRMGRPRRRGEGARVRAEVTRVDDPDVYYDIDVASEDGELLMEIRGLHLRRITEGE; from the coding sequence ATGGTAGCGCGCGTCATCGGGTGGTCCGCGTGGCTGCCGGGCGCGCGCGGGGAGCAGGCGCTGCGCGAGCGGCTCCGATCGGGCGAGCCCAGCTTCGAGCGGCTGCCGGAGCTGCGCTGGAGCTGGGAGGTGTTCGAGCCCGAGATGCCGCCCGGTCACGCCCGCTGCGAGCGGGGCGCGACCCTCGGCGAGCCCGAGGTCGACTGGCGCTCCCTCAAGCTGCCGCCGCTCTCGGTGGCGCGCATGCACGCGATGGAGAAGGTGGCGCTCGAGGTCATGGCGAGCGCGCTCCGCGACGCGGGCGTCGAGCCTCGCAGCCCGATGGGGGAGCGCGTTCGCGTGTACCTCGCGGCCACCACGCTCGGACCGGATCCCCGCACCGACCACGGCCGGCGCATCCGGCGGCACGAGCTGGCGCGCCCCGTCGCCGAGGCGCTGCGGGCCCACGCACCCGAGCGCGCCGAGGAGGTCAGCGACTACGTCGACAGCCTCTTCAACCTCCTCGCGCCCCCCGTCGAGCCGGACAGCATGATGAGCTCGGCGAGCATCCTCGCCGGCCGCATCTGCAACCTCTGGGACCTTCGCGGCGGCCACGTCGCCATCGACGGCTCGACCGCCTCCTCGCTCGCCGCGATCGAGGCGGCGATGGAAGACCTCGCGGACGGGGCCTGCGACGTGGCCCTGGTCGCCGCGGTCTCTCCCATGCTCACCCCCTCGGGCATGCTCGCCCTGGCGCATCGCGGCTTGCTGGGCGCGGACTCGCCGCGGCCCTTCGCCGCCGACTCCCAGGGCGCGCTCCTCGGCGAAGGCGCGGTGGCCCTGGTCCTGGACCGAGGCGCGGTGGAGCGGGGCGCGGTCCCCGACGCGCGGACCCGCGGATGGATCGAGGCCGTCGCCGGCGCGACGCTGCCCCGCCGTGGGCGTCGACGCCTGCGCGACGCCGTCGCCCACGCCTGCTCCGCCGCCTTCGAGCTCGCTGGCGTCCCGGCCGAGGAGGCCGCCTTCGTCGCCTCCCGCGCCTCGGGCATGGCGAGCGTCGAGCGCGACGAGGGCGCCGCCCTCGCCGACGTCTTCGGGAGCGCGGCCCGCGAAGGAGGCCTCCCGCTGGCGTGTCACGCGGCGATCTTCGGGCACCTCGGCCCCGCCTCCGGTCTCGCCGCGACCCTCGACGCGCTGATGGCGCTCGAGGCGGGGAGCTTGCACGCTCCGCCGCTCTCGCCTTCAGCGCTGGGGGGCGCCGCGCGCGAGGACCTGCCGCCCGGGCTCCGCGTCGGCGCCACCGACCTGGCGCTGCCCCCCGACGCGCGCGCGGGCGTCAGCGACGCCGGGCTGGCCGGCCGCGCGTACCACGCCGTCGTCTCCGCGCCCGGCGCGCATCCGTCTCCGTCGCAGCCGCCGCCCAGCACAGGACCCCGGATCGAGGCCGCCGACCGGCCCGAGCCGCTCGCGATCACCGGCCTCGGGCTCGTCGCGCCGGGGGCCGACGACGTCGACGCGTTCTGGCAGAACGTGCTCCAGCGCGTCGAGTCCATCGGCGATCTTCCGGCGAGCCGCTGGGACGTCGACTCCTTCATCGGCGCCTCGGAGGAGCTCGGCGCGATCCTCAAGACCCGCCTCGCCGCGCCGGTGAAGCTGCCCGATCCCGATCCCGCGCGCTTCCGCCTGTCGCCCGCGGCCCTCGGTGAGGTCGACCCCGCGGTGCTCCTCTCGATGGTGTCCGCGGAGCAGGCGATCGAGGACGCGGGCGGGGTGGAGGGCTGGAGCCGGAGCCGCGTCGCCGTGACGGCGGGGCAGCTCTCGCTCCGCTGGGCGGAGGCGGAGCTCGAGAAGCGCGCGCTGTTCGCCGGTCACGTCGCGCTCGTCGCTCAGGCCATGCGTGAGTCCGACTTCGACGAGGCGCAGGTCCAGGCGGTGGTCGGCGCGGCGCGCGCGGCGTTCTCCGGCCCGCGCTACGGGGGCCACGCGCTGGGCGCGCGCACGAGCCTGGAGTGCGCCGCGCACGTGGCCCGCTTCTGGGGGCTGACCGGCCCCGTGCTCTCGGTGGACGCCGCGTGCGCCTCGTCGATGGCCGCGATCGAGCGGAGCGCGCGGAAGCTCGCGCGGCGCGAGGTCGACGCGGCGGTCGCCATCGGCGTCGCCTTCAACCTGCTCCCCGAGTACTACATCGTGCTCAGCATCCTCGGCGCGCTCTCGCCGCGCGGCGCCCCGCCGTTCCACCTCGGCGCGGACGGCTTCGTGCCCGGGGAGGGGGCGGCCGCCGTGGTGCTCGAGCGGCTGAGCGACGCCCAGGCGCGCGGCGCGCGGGTGCACGCGGTGATCCGCGGCATCGGCGTGTCCAGCGACGGCGCGGGGTTGAGCATCTTCGCGCCCAACAGCGAGGGCGAGCAGCGCGCGATCCGACGCGCGCTCGCGCTCGGCGGCTGGAGCCCGCGCGAGGTGGATCTGGTGGAGGCGCACGGGACGGGGACGCGGCTCGGCGACGAGACCGAGATCCACTCCTACGCCGCGACCTACGGCGACCGCGATCCCACCACGCCGCTGACCGTCGGGACGGTGAAGTCCCAGGTGGGGCACCTGAGCTCGGCCGCGGGCATGGTCGGCATCGTCAAGACGGCGCTCGCGGTGCGTGAAGGCGTCCTGCCGCCCACGCTGGGCGAGGATCCGAGCCCCGAGCTGATGGCAGGGCCGCTGCGTCTGCCGGCGCACGCGCGCGGCTGGGTGATGCCGGAGGGCAAGATGCGCCGCGCCGGCGTGAGCGCCTTCGGGCTGGGCGGCATCAACTACCACGTGCTGCTCGAGGAGGCGCCGACGCCAGCCGCGGATCGGAGTGAGCGGGCGCGCGGCCTCCCGCAGGCGCGTCTGCCCGCGCGCGACCCGCTCGCGGATCGCTTCGAGGTCGAGCTGACCTCGGTCTCGCTGGGCGCCCGGACGCCGCGCGCGCCGGTCGCGGGTCACACCGTCTGGATCCTCCCGGACGACGGCGGCCTCTGGCGCGCGGTCGGCGCGGCCCTCGAGCAACGTCACGCGCGGGTCGTGGTGCTCGGCTCGGAGCCGGACGCCGCGTCGCCCGCCGACGGCATCGTCGACCTGTCCACCTTCGGGGTCCGCGGCCCCGAGGGGCTCCATCAGCGCGCCAGCGAGGCGACGCGTCGCGCGCTCCGCACGCTGAGGCCCGTCTACGAGCGCTTCACCCGCGCGCGCCCCGCGGGCGCCTTCTACGTCGCCGTGACCAGCCTTGGCGGCGACCTCGGCCTGGGCGGCGCAGGGGAGGGGGACCTGGCGGGCGCGGCGCTGCTCGGCCTCGCCAAGGGCCTGAAGCAGGAGCTGCCCGCGAGCCTCTGCCGCGGCGTCGACTTCGACCCCCACGAGGATCCGGAGACCGTGGCCGAGGTCGTCGTGCGAGAGCTCGAGGACGGCAACGACCAGCTCGAGGTGGCGTGGGCGGGGCGCCGGCTGGTGCCGCGGCTGCGCCGCCTGCCGCTCGGTGAGGACGCGCCGCGGCGCGCCGTCGAGCCGGACGACGTCGTGGTGGTCAGCGGCGGCGGGCGCGGCGTCGTCTTCGAGTGCGCGACCGCGCTGGCGAGGTTGGGCGCGCGCGTGGTCGTGACGGGTCGCACGCCCCTGCCGGTCGCCGACGCGCCCTTCCTGCAGCTCGACGACGAGGCCTTCGAGGCCTTCGGGCGCGAGCACATGCTGGCGCGGCGGCGGGAGGATCCGAGCGCGTCCCCCCGACGGCTGCGCGCCGAGATCGCGGCGCTGGAGAAGCAGCGCGAGCTGCATGAGAACTTGCAGCGCGCCGTCGCCGACGACCTGCCGCTCGAGTACGCGGAGTGCGACGTGACCGACCGGGGCGCCGTCGACGCGCTCCTCGCGGACGTGCGCGCGCGGCTCGGGCCGATCACGGGTCTGGCGCACGGCGCGATGGTGCAGTGGTCGACGCTCGCGTCGCGGAAGGAGCCGGCGAAGGTCGACGCGACGCTCGCGGTGAAGGGCGCGGCGCTCGCGAACCTGCTCGACGCCACCCGCGAGGACCCGCTGAAGATCGTGCTCGGCTTCGGCTCGGGCGCCGGTCGCTTCGGCAACCGCGGTCAGGCCGACTACTGCGCGGCCAACGCGCTGATGGCGGCGATGATCGCGTCGGCCGGGCGCGTCGATCGACGCGGCGCCCGCTTCGTCACCGTCGACTGGACGGCGTGGGACTCGGTCGGCGCCGCGGTCGAGGATCCCGACCTGAAGGAGCTGCTGCGCTCGACGGGCATCACCTCGATCAGCGTCGAAGAGGGCCTGTACTGGTTCCTGCGTGAGTGGACGGCCGGGGCGAGCTCGGAGGTCGTGGTGTTCGAGGAGCGCATGCTGCACGACTGGCCGTTCCTGGGCCGTCAGGCCGAGCACGACGAGAGCGGCGCGCTGGAGGTCGACGACCTCGGGCGCCCCTTCGTGGAGGGCGCCTGGCCCCTCGTCGACCAGGTGCTGGAGCGGGAGCCGGGCCGGGTCGTGATCGAGCGCCGGCTGGAGGCCGAGCGGGACGCCTTCATCGAGCAGCACCGCTTGCATGGTGTGCCCATCCTCCCCGCGACCTTCGGGTGCGAGCTGCTCGCCGAGGTGGCCGCGCTCTGCGTGCCCGGCATGGAGGTCGAGGCGGCCTACGACGTCCGCATCCAGACCCCCGCCAAGCTCTTCCGAGAGCGCCCGCTGGTGCTCCGCGCCCGCGCGGTGGTCGAGGCGGACGGGGCACAGGACGCGCTCGTCCGCAGCGAGTCTCGCTCGCGGCTGACGCTCCACGGTCGGCACCTCGAGGAGCGCGTGCACCACGCGGCGCGCTTCCGGCTGCGTCTGCGCGGGAGCGCGGTCGTCGAGCCGCGCGTGATCGAGGAGCTCGAGGGCACGGCGAAGGCCCGCTCCTTCTTCCACATGGCGCGCGCGCCGGTGACGTTGGGCCCGCTCTACTCGCGGGGGGAGTGGATCCAGGTGCGCGACCGGGTGATCGTCGGGCGGATCCGCGCCCCGCGGCAGCGCGACGTGAGCGACCGGACCAGCTTCCCGCTCTTCCAGGTCGACCCGCTGATGATGGACACCGCCTTCCAGATCGCGGCCAACTGGGACGGCCTCGGGCAGGGCTGCGTGTCGATCCCGTACGGGCTCGAGCGGCTCCGGATGGGGCGGCCGCGCCGGCGCGGGGAGGGCGCGCGGGTCCGCGCCGAGGTCACCCGCGTCGACGATCCCGACGTCTACTACGACATCGACGTGGCCTCGGAGGACGGCGAGCTGCTGATGGAGATCCGCGGCCTTCACCTGCGACGCATCACCGAGGGCGAGTGA